In the Candidatus Electrothrix sp. GW3-4 genome, one interval contains:
- a CDS encoding DEAD/DEAH box helicase has protein sequence MIHLLPNTYRAFYGSFQQLHPIQQQAIEPILAQKDLILQSATGSGKTEAVLAPCMERVICSRANESILYIVPTRALAADLYRRFKTIITERLGLGFAIRTGDLKQRGGGHPALMLTTPESLDVMLGSSNQDLRGFLARVRIVIIDEAHSFIHQYRGQQLVYLLQRLERRISRRVQRIALSATLADSEEVGRFLGCSPDTVSLADKVSRDIVPRLVHLQDDEQELIGLLDDLYREWEYCKILLFANSRGRCDKIFGLVNRLGSFKGKAHLHYSNLTSQQRQQVERSFRKQSRSICIATSTLELGIDVGDVDAVLLFEPPDSVAAFLQRIGRANRRQKAIHFWGICRGEQAGQQVLRFLALLSLARQGQVEAALPKNFPSVLSQQVISCLYEKKRLSLQAVQELFCDPGVDSGNEEAATRLENIFQSLIKKQWLRKDKLEGLYTGGWRYWDALVEQRIWSNFPETEIEYKLDVAGEPVADIPQTIVKQLDPGDKVLLAGRPLRILWINTKADKRVFAEPTQERLDNKELLWLGMGCHTSLETAQAMRAVLKSTDKADNTEADGLFSRTKKLIHEQMARDAKAVLLANGIEVALTETGSFQYRTYLGSVGNMLLAWSVKEYLAAQSEDIEVDSDEIGLICSQWIPFEKLRLPLQRDDFTAWVKRHFKQLRAMFPLNAFCATLPLEILRHELVDCIFDQRLIAFFQQYKDSSSEIVQGDPRNLEFHPEQAEEQASTFFEVQSQPLLALEKNRHGNAEAAASVFITGKEVRYRNRPLTGTMIGEYFRHHQCGRQFCASFLQPEDQPPRQSPLDDEYASLRLARGLAFEQEIMDELAGFKEQFHSISKEDQDRRPCSLEARCAETREYLHRICEQKDIAGKLYLAQGVFRLPALLSLLPESSELFGLTGKEQAVLPGVTVDGVGIPDLIRIAVEGPNILLEVGDIKSVAKPRYHQKWQVAFYAFLLKTFLEQERLDTKGVQVADSGFLLIRSPLDDKPQRHTFALQPYLASLPALLRNFAQCLSHPPDQAGWQLQAHCLSCPYFEHCYQQALHEEDIQFIPRLSQGALEKMRGLGLRNIEEASDCFADGFVGTRRAVPLRAGQAQGPAPTTCIVNTDFSPAQREGLHNAVTALHENKIILTRQRTELFPAHIATCFFVHLLNDPVTMLPKALGLGVGQRGQGAEDLQIFTWVAADTSAQAERQKTWQDVWRDFSGCFLDLWQEAIEKQGRPHIFFFGTGIRQGLDEWAAMMADKPLRSLFRRSLEPSYPVWTDLQQVLHRHFALPIPATLTLYDLARVLGLSRGTTCRVPTLPVPESLVHFDPLPDTVGAVPVCPPFSDNTSQGRHIGLPLLQAEEHLAAVLNIDSQLQQWLTSHLSSDWSRESRDAGDNLDGPTQSGLRRGLAYQRFLEAERAVQKKDIRELQELSLAERVERFRALGPLHFTGTGLDDEGRFLYLFEVIEESDGAGTRVSKFRQGDFLKLVPQGVKDLQSGMPVIVDSYEPQQGSIALSSRQRGTLHLQKNLAYSLEEDADDWTTPKLIEVVQSVYSDKIHHPLVDLFDGAWDFTQPSDWQEWVQEWLHTEGKLASLNASQEQGLQMPFRHALSLIQGPPGTGKTNLLGWILIALIRHAQARDEPLRIAISALTHQAIDQVLSKVVKLVNQHDLPDFPGHCCKWGRWDGPDFAENSDEMQVEPLEAPEQVLRFSHLILGATGYGLTNLIEKNKTLPSKPFDWVIFDEASQVLLPQAMLSLVHGKGNFLFLGDVQQLPPVIRSAPLEQETDDFLDQQADDTHGENLGSEVRRSLLTLMLHRYPQQSVFLDLTYRMNAEICAFPSRTWYDSQLRPAPANAAARLSIKGRLGNDPLDKIIAPEKPVVLVRANHHGCGQESIVEAEIMARLAHRLQNKYRLDKEQLALISPHRAQNNRISRSLAELLGNSDDLPLIDTVERIQGAEREAILFGFTCSDPDQVLSEFLNNPNRFNVAITRARHKLIVVGSETFFTAVAHNEESLRANVCFKEFFARHPSIDGADIFR, from the coding sequence TTGATCCACCTCCTCCCCAATACCTACCGAGCCTTTTACGGCTCGTTCCAGCAGCTGCATCCCATCCAGCAACAGGCTATTGAACCGATCCTGGCGCAAAAAGATCTGATTCTCCAATCCGCCACCGGGTCCGGCAAAACTGAAGCTGTGCTGGCCCCGTGTATGGAGCGGGTCATCTGTTCCAGGGCCAACGAATCCATCCTCTATATCGTCCCTACCCGGGCCTTGGCTGCTGATCTGTATCGGCGTTTTAAAACGATTATCACCGAACGCCTGGGACTTGGATTCGCCATCCGCACCGGTGACCTCAAACAGCGCGGCGGCGGTCACCCTGCCCTGATGCTCACCACGCCCGAGTCCCTGGACGTGATGCTGGGCAGTTCCAATCAGGATCTGCGCGGTTTTCTTGCACGGGTGCGCATCGTGATTATTGACGAGGCCCATTCCTTTATCCATCAATATCGTGGTCAACAACTGGTCTACCTGCTCCAACGCTTAGAGCGGCGTATCAGCCGAAGAGTACAAAGAATCGCCTTATCCGCCACCCTTGCCGATTCTGAGGAAGTAGGCCGGTTTTTGGGTTGCTCCCCGGATACGGTGTCCTTGGCCGACAAAGTAAGTCGGGACATCGTGCCCAGGCTGGTGCATCTGCAAGATGATGAACAGGAGCTGATCGGCCTGCTGGATGATCTGTACCGGGAATGGGAGTATTGCAAGATTCTGCTTTTTGCCAACAGCCGGGGACGCTGCGATAAAATTTTCGGACTGGTGAATCGGCTCGGTTCCTTTAAAGGGAAGGCCCATCTGCATTATTCCAATCTCACGTCTCAACAGCGTCAACAGGTGGAACGCAGTTTCCGCAAGCAGAGCAGATCAATCTGCATTGCCACCTCCACCTTGGAGCTGGGCATTGATGTGGGGGATGTGGATGCGGTGCTCCTGTTTGAACCGCCTGATTCAGTGGCCGCCTTTTTGCAACGCATCGGTCGGGCCAATCGACGACAAAAGGCCATCCATTTTTGGGGGATCTGCCGGGGCGAACAGGCTGGACAACAGGTTCTGCGTTTTCTCGCCCTGCTCAGTCTGGCCCGGCAGGGACAGGTGGAAGCAGCCCTGCCCAAAAACTTTCCCAGCGTGTTGAGCCAGCAGGTCATTTCCTGTTTGTATGAAAAAAAACGCCTTTCTTTACAAGCGGTGCAGGAACTCTTTTGTGATCCGGGGGTTGATTCGGGCAACGAGGAAGCGGCGACCCGGCTTGAGAACATCTTCCAATCGTTGATCAAGAAACAATGGCTGCGTAAGGACAAGCTTGAGGGGCTGTATACAGGGGGCTGGCGGTATTGGGATGCCCTGGTGGAGCAGCGGATCTGGTCCAATTTCCCGGAAACTGAGATTGAATACAAGCTGGATGTGGCAGGCGAACCAGTGGCTGATATTCCCCAGACCATTGTCAAGCAGCTTGATCCCGGCGACAAGGTTCTGCTTGCCGGTCGGCCCTTACGTATTTTATGGATCAACACCAAAGCAGATAAACGGGTTTTTGCCGAACCCACTCAGGAACGGCTGGATAACAAGGAATTGCTCTGGCTCGGCATGGGCTGTCACACCTCTTTGGAAACAGCACAAGCCATGCGGGCGGTGCTCAAATCAACAGATAAGGCTGATAATACAGAGGCCGATGGACTTTTTTCCCGGACCAAGAAACTCATCCATGAGCAAATGGCACGGGATGCCAAGGCCGTGCTGCTTGCTAACGGCATTGAGGTGGCCCTGACCGAAACAGGCTCTTTTCAATACCGCACCTATCTGGGATCAGTGGGAAATATGCTGCTGGCCTGGAGCGTAAAGGAATATCTTGCCGCACAATCAGAAGATATTGAGGTGGATTCCGATGAGATCGGCCTGATCTGTAGCCAATGGATTCCTTTTGAAAAATTGCGCCTGCCTTTGCAACGAGATGATTTCACGGCTTGGGTCAAACGCCATTTTAAGCAGCTGCGGGCCATGTTTCCACTCAATGCCTTTTGCGCGACCTTGCCCCTGGAAATATTACGCCACGAACTGGTTGATTGCATCTTTGATCAGCGGCTGATTGCTTTTTTTCAGCAATACAAAGACAGTTCCTCCGAGATCGTGCAGGGCGATCCGCGCAATCTTGAATTTCATCCTGAGCAGGCTGAAGAACAAGCATCCACCTTTTTTGAGGTGCAGAGTCAACCATTATTGGCTCTGGAAAAGAATCGTCATGGAAATGCTGAAGCTGCTGCTTCGGTCTTCATCACGGGCAAGGAGGTACGCTACCGAAACAGACCCTTGACCGGCACCATGATCGGTGAATATTTTCGCCACCACCAATGTGGTCGCCAGTTCTGCGCTTCTTTTCTCCAGCCCGAAGACCAGCCGCCCCGACAAAGCCCGCTGGACGACGAGTACGCCAGCCTTCGTTTGGCACGGGGCCTGGCCTTTGAACAGGAGATTATGGATGAGCTTGCCGGATTCAAGGAGCAATTTCATAGTATCAGCAAAGAGGATCAGGATAGGAGACCTTGTTCTCTGGAGGCCCGTTGCGCAGAAACCAGAGAGTACCTGCACCGTATTTGTGAGCAAAAGGATATTGCCGGAAAGCTCTATCTGGCCCAAGGCGTGTTTCGCCTGCCTGCGCTCTTGTCCCTTTTACCGGAGTCATCCGAGTTATTTGGCCTGACAGGTAAGGAGCAAGCTGTTCTTCCCGGTGTCACTGTGGACGGAGTCGGTATCCCGGATCTCATCCGTATTGCAGTTGAAGGACCAAACATCCTTTTGGAAGTGGGCGACATCAAAAGTGTTGCCAAGCCCCGTTATCATCAGAAATGGCAGGTGGCCTTTTATGCCTTTTTGCTCAAGACCTTTTTGGAGCAGGAGCGGCTTGATACAAAAGGCGTTCAGGTCGCAGACAGCGGGTTTCTTCTGATTCGCTCGCCCCTTGATGACAAACCCCAACGGCACACCTTTGCTCTTCAGCCGTATCTGGCCAGCTTGCCCGCGCTTTTACGTAATTTTGCACAATGTCTCTCGCATCCTCCAGATCAAGCCGGGTGGCAATTGCAAGCGCATTGCCTGAGTTGCCCATATTTTGAACACTGTTACCAGCAGGCTTTGCACGAAGAAGATATTCAGTTCATCCCCCGGCTCTCCCAAGGTGCTTTAGAGAAAATGCGGGGATTGGGATTGCGGAATATTGAGGAGGCATCTGATTGCTTTGCCGATGGTTTTGTAGGGACACGGCGCGCCGTGCCCCTACGTGCCGGGCAGGCACAGGGGCCAGCCCCCACAACATGTATCGTAAATACCGATTTCAGCCCTGCGCAAAGAGAAGGTCTGCACAATGCTGTCACTGCCTTACACGAAAATAAAATCATTCTGACCCGGCAACGGACAGAACTTTTTCCGGCGCATATTGCAACCTGCTTTTTCGTTCATCTGCTCAATGATCCCGTGACTATGCTGCCCAAGGCTCTGGGTTTGGGAGTGGGGCAACGTGGTCAGGGTGCTGAGGATTTGCAGATATTTACCTGGGTGGCTGCGGATACATCAGCTCAAGCAGAGCGGCAAAAAACTTGGCAAGATGTTTGGCGTGATTTTTCCGGCTGTTTCCTTGACCTCTGGCAAGAAGCTATCGAAAAGCAAGGTAGGCCGCATATCTTCTTTTTTGGTACAGGAATCCGACAGGGTTTGGATGAGTGGGCAGCAATGATGGCGGATAAGCCGCTACGCAGTCTTTTTCGTCGCAGCCTTGAGCCTTCTTATCCTGTTTGGACCGATCTTCAGCAGGTACTGCATAGACATTTTGCCCTGCCCATCCCCGCCACCCTCACCTTGTATGATCTGGCCCGCGTTTTGGGTTTAAGTAGGGGCACGACATGCCGTGTCCCTACTTTACCAGTCCCGGAATCCCTTGTTCATTTTGATCCTTTGCCGGACACTGTAGGGGCGGTACCTGTGTGTCCGCCCTTTTCCGATAATACATCACAGGGTAGACACATAGGTCTCCCCCTCCTACAAGCAGAGGAACACCTTGCCGCAGTTCTGAATATCGACAGCCAGTTACAACAATGGCTTACCTCTCACCTGAGCAGTGATTGGAGCAGGGAAAGTAGGGACGCCGGGGATAATCTGGACGGTCCTACGCAAAGCGGGTTACGCAGGGGCCTGGCCTATCAACGTTTTCTTGAAGCGGAACGTGCTGTGCAGAAAAAAGATATCAGGGAGTTACAGGAACTGTCTCTGGCCGAGCGGGTGGAACGATTTCGCGCTCTGGGGCCGCTCCATTTTACCGGCACTGGTCTGGATGATGAAGGTCGTTTTCTCTATCTCTTTGAAGTAATTGAAGAGAGCGATGGGGCAGGAACGAGAGTTTCCAAATTTCGCCAAGGGGATTTCCTCAAGCTGGTTCCCCAAGGAGTAAAAGACCTGCAAAGCGGCATGCCGGTGATCGTGGACAGCTATGAGCCGCAGCAGGGATCAATTGCCCTCTCTTCGCGACAACGCGGCACCCTGCACTTGCAGAAGAACCTTGCCTATTCGTTGGAAGAAGACGCAGATGATTGGACCACACCTAAGCTCATTGAGGTGGTGCAAAGCGTTTATTCTGATAAGATTCATCATCCTTTAGTAGATTTGTTTGATGGAGCCTGGGATTTTACCCAGCCTTCGGATTGGCAGGAGTGGGTACAGGAATGGCTGCACACGGAGGGCAAGCTTGCCAGCTTGAATGCCTCGCAAGAGCAGGGGCTTCAAATGCCATTTCGCCATGCCTTGAGCCTGATTCAGGGGCCGCCCGGCACGGGCAAGACCAACCTGCTGGGCTGGATACTGATTGCGCTGATCCGCCACGCCCAGGCAAGGGATGAACCGCTTCGCATTGCGATCAGTGCCTTGACCCATCAGGCCATTGATCAGGTACTCAGCAAGGTAGTCAAATTGGTCAACCAACATGACTTGCCTGACTTTCCGGGACACTGCTGCAAATGGGGTCGGTGGGACGGGCCGGACTTTGCTGAAAACAGTGACGAAATGCAGGTAGAACCGCTGGAAGCCCCTGAGCAGGTACTGCGCTTTTCCCACCTCATTCTCGGCGCAACCGGCTATGGTTTGACGAATCTTATTGAGAAAAATAAAACCCTGCCGAGCAAACCCTTTGATTGGGTGATTTTTGATGAGGCATCACAGGTTCTGCTGCCGCAGGCCATGCTGAGTCTGGTGCATGGCAAGGGGAACTTTCTTTTTCTCGGGGATGTGCAGCAGTTGCCTCCGGTTATCCGCTCGGCCCCGCTTGAGCAGGAAACAGATGACTTTCTTGATCAGCAAGCAGATGATACGCATGGTGAAAACTTGGGAAGCGAGGTCCGTCGCTCCCTGCTCACTCTCATGCTGCACCGCTACCCGCAGCAAAGCGTGTTCCTGGACCTGACCTATCGGATGAACGCGGAAATCTGCGCCTTTCCCAGCCGAACCTGGTACGATTCCCAATTACGCCCGGCCCCGGCAAATGCTGCTGCCCGCTTATCGATCAAGGGCCGACTCGGCAACGATCCACTGGACAAAATTATCGCTCCAGAAAAACCGGTGGTACTGGTCCGTGCCAATCATCACGGCTGCGGCCAGGAATCCATCGTGGAGGCGGAAATCATGGCCCGCTTGGCCCATCGCCTACAAAACAAATACAGGCTGGACAAGGAACAACTGGCCCTCATCTCACCTCATCGTGCCCAGAATAACCGGATAAGCCGCAGCTTGGCCGAACTGCTGGGCAACAGCGATGACCTGCCTCTTATTGATACCGTGGAACGCATCCAGGGTGCAGAACGGGAGGCGATCCTGTTCGGCTTTACCTGCTCTGACCCGGATCAGGTATTGAGCGAGTTCCTCAACAACCCCAACCGCTTCAACGTGGCTATCACCCGTGCCCGTCATAAACTCATTGTGGTGGGCAGCGAGACCTTTTTCACCGCTGTTGCCCACAACGAGGAGAGTTTACGGGCCAATGTCTGTTTTAAGGAATTCTTTGCGAGGCATCCATCTATTGATGGGGCTGATATTTTCAGGTGA
- a CDS encoding L-threonylcarbamoyladenylate synthase, whose protein sequence is MAALSEAARLLRQGGLIAFPTETYYGLGVDPFNAEALQRLFAVKQRQPDKAVLLLVAGQEQVSQLAAEIPAVLQKLMNHFWPGPLTLVFPGQASLPFLLTGGTGTVGIRQSPHPLAACLLSAFDCPITATSANRSGAPPATTAAEIQKSFGSAIDLILDGGTTPGGAGSTLVGCDQEQQVHCLRAGQVPFGEIRKVVSGK, encoded by the coding sequence TTGGCAGCCCTCAGCGAGGCAGCTCGTTTGCTTCGCCAGGGTGGCCTCATCGCCTTTCCCACAGAGACCTATTATGGTCTCGGCGTTGATCCCTTCAATGCCGAAGCCCTTCAGCGTTTATTCGCTGTAAAACAGCGTCAGCCAGACAAGGCTGTATTGCTTCTGGTTGCTGGGCAGGAACAGGTCAGCCAGCTGGCCGCTGAGATACCTGCGGTTCTGCAAAAACTCATGAATCACTTCTGGCCTGGTCCGCTGACCTTGGTCTTTCCAGGGCAGGCATCTCTGCCCTTTCTTCTCACTGGCGGGACCGGTACTGTCGGTATCCGTCAATCTCCTCATCCCCTTGCTGCTTGTTTGCTTTCTGCGTTTGATTGTCCGATTACCGCTACCAGTGCCAACCGTTCCGGTGCTCCGCCAGCAACAACAGCTGCTGAGATCCAAAAGAGTTTTGGTTCTGCAATTGATTTGATTTTGGACGGCGGCACAACGCCCGGTGGTGCTGGTTCGACCTTGGTTGGCTGTGATCAGGAGCAGCAGGTCCACTGCCTGCGGGCAGGGCAGGTGCCGTTTGGGGAGATTCGTAAAGTCGTCTCGGGAAAGTAG
- the purD gene encoding phosphoribosylamine--glycine ligase: MKVLVIGSGGREHALVWKLSQSEKVKSICCAPGNAGIKKMANCVKISSNDIDGLFEFAKKENVDLTIVGPEDALAAGIVDRFEEEGLRIFGPSKAAAELESSKVFCKDFLQKYNIPTAAYQSFDKPGPAKKYIEKIGAPCVVKADGLAAGKGVIVCQTEDEAKETVDQMMKENAFGDAGSTVVVEEFLVGEEASFIAFVDGETVLPLPSSQDHKAVFEGDRGPNTGGMGAYSPAPIMDEGMSMRVMNEVMLPTVRGMAEEGRLFKGMLYAGMMIDGDRINVLEFNCRFGDPECQPLLMRLQTDLVEIMDKALDGKLNELELEIDPRPAVCIVMASEGYPGNYITGKPISGLVNASKLRDVMIFHAGTAIENRRTVTSGGRVVGVTAMDNTVSKAIERAYKAVDKIKWKGCYYRRDIGHRAITHLQKNTGPLVGVVMGSDSDLPVMRAATDFLDSLGIKNEIKISSAHRTPEQAAEYARTAAQRGLKIIIAGAGMAAHLAGVLAAHTTLPVIGVPIDASSLNGLDALLSTVQMPPGIPVGTMGIGKAGAKNAAVFAARILAASNPELTAALEQHSRDMAAQVEAKNKALAEG; this comes from the coding sequence ATGAAGGTTCTGGTCATTGGTTCTGGTGGCAGGGAACATGCCTTGGTTTGGAAACTGAGCCAGTCGGAAAAGGTAAAGTCCATCTGCTGTGCACCCGGAAATGCCGGAATAAAAAAAATGGCGAACTGTGTCAAGATCAGCTCCAATGATATTGACGGGCTGTTTGAGTTTGCCAAAAAAGAAAATGTCGATCTGACCATAGTAGGGCCGGAAGATGCCTTGGCTGCTGGTATTGTTGATCGCTTTGAAGAAGAAGGTCTGCGTATTTTTGGGCCGAGCAAGGCTGCCGCTGAGCTGGAAAGCAGTAAGGTATTCTGCAAAGATTTTCTCCAGAAATATAATATTCCCACAGCGGCATATCAGTCCTTTGATAAGCCTGGGCCTGCGAAGAAATACATCGAAAAAATAGGTGCACCTTGCGTGGTCAAAGCCGATGGGCTGGCTGCTGGCAAAGGGGTTATTGTCTGTCAGACCGAAGATGAGGCCAAAGAAACGGTTGATCAGATGATGAAGGAAAATGCCTTTGGCGATGCAGGCAGCACGGTGGTCGTTGAAGAGTTTCTCGTCGGTGAGGAGGCCTCCTTTATCGCCTTTGTTGATGGCGAGACCGTTTTGCCCTTACCTTCATCCCAGGACCATAAGGCAGTCTTTGAGGGCGATCGTGGTCCCAATACCGGCGGTATGGGCGCTTATTCACCCGCCCCGATCATGGATGAGGGAATGAGCATGCGGGTCATGAATGAGGTCATGCTGCCCACAGTACGAGGGATGGCGGAAGAAGGCCGTCTCTTTAAGGGCATGCTCTACGCTGGTATGATGATTGATGGCGACCGCATTAATGTGCTGGAGTTCAACTGCCGTTTCGGCGATCCTGAATGTCAGCCTTTGCTCATGCGTCTGCAAACCGATCTGGTGGAGATCATGGACAAGGCCCTGGACGGTAAGCTGAATGAGCTTGAGTTAGAAATCGATCCTCGTCCGGCGGTCTGCATTGTTATGGCCTCAGAAGGGTATCCGGGTAATTATATTACCGGGAAGCCGATCTCTGGTCTTGTGAACGCATCCAAGTTGCGGGATGTCATGATTTTTCACGCGGGCACAGCCATTGAGAATCGCAGAACCGTGACCTCCGGTGGCAGGGTGGTCGGGGTGACTGCAATGGATAATACGGTCAGCAAGGCTATTGAGCGGGCCTATAAGGCCGTGGATAAGATTAAGTGGAAGGGTTGCTATTATCGTCGGGATATCGGTCATCGGGCTATCACTCATCTCCAAAAAAATACTGGTCCCCTGGTAGGCGTGGTTATGGGCTCGGATTCTGATCTTCCTGTTATGCGGGCTGCCACGGATTTTCTTGATTCCTTAGGCATTAAGAACGAGATCAAGATTTCTTCAGCCCATCGGACCCCAGAGCAGGCTGCGGAATATGCCCGGACTGCGGCCCAGCGCGGGTTGAAGATTATCATTGCAGGGGCTGGAATGGCGGCCCATTTGGCGGGTGTCTTGGCTGCTCATACCACCTTGCCTGTTATCGGGGTGCCCATTGATGCCTCCTCCCTGAATGGGTTGGATGCCCTATTGTCCACGGTGCAGATGCCTCCGGGAATCCCGGTGGGCACCATGGGCATTGGTAAGGCGGGCGCCAAGAACGCTGCGGTCTTTGCCGCTCGCATTCTTGCAGCCAGTAACCCCGAGCTGACAGCTGCCCTTGAGCAGCATAGCAGGGATATGGCTGCCCAGGTAGAGGCGAAAAATAAGGCCCTTGCCGAGGGATAA
- a CDS encoding MazG nucleotide pyrophosphohydrolase domain-containing protein, with protein MYSKPEPGSDVNPFQRLDQIVRALRSPDGCPWDQRQTRKTLKKYLLEEAAELAEAIDKGDQEHIREEIGDMYFILALLALLSEEQDGIPAIDPVQRICDKMVRRHPHVFARQEGQSLSEQELREQWERIKQEEKIAGKKK; from the coding sequence ATGTATAGTAAACCGGAACCGGGAAGCGATGTCAATCCGTTTCAGCGACTTGATCAGATTGTCCGGGCGCTGCGCTCACCAGATGGTTGCCCCTGGGATCAACGGCAGACCAGGAAGACCTTAAAGAAATATCTCCTGGAAGAGGCTGCCGAGTTGGCTGAGGCCATTGATAAGGGAGATCAGGAACATATCCGGGAAGAGATAGGGGATATGTATTTTATCCTGGCCCTGCTCGCGCTTCTTTCCGAGGAACAAGACGGTATTCCGGCAATAGATCCTGTTCAGAGGATCTGTGACAAGATGGTGCGCCGCCATCCCCATGTCTTTGCCCGGCAAGAGGGACAATCGCTCTCCGAGCAGGAGCTGCGGGAGCAGTGGGAGCGGATTAAGCAGGAGGAAAAGATCGCTGGCAAGAAAAAATAA
- a CDS encoding peptidylprolyl isomerase translates to MCPVALTDTVTITYTASLETGEVIEKRDESDPATVAIGSGTLCKAVEACLFGMEPGQSRVIRVEPEDAYGTHHKELVQQIPLAHFQGKLEPKPGMVLSLAVDRDGEQYKVPATITKVHEDAITVDYNHPLAGRPVVYEVALIRINS, encoded by the coding sequence ATGTGCCCTGTCGCCTTGACCGACACTGTCACCATTACCTATACGGCTTCTCTGGAAACCGGAGAAGTGATTGAGAAGAGAGACGAAAGTGATCCAGCTACAGTAGCCATTGGCAGTGGAACCCTGTGCAAGGCTGTTGAGGCCTGTCTGTTTGGCATGGAGCCGGGGCAGAGCAGGGTGATCCGGGTAGAGCCTGAAGACGCCTATGGGACACATCATAAGGAGTTGGTACAGCAGATCCCCTTGGCGCATTTTCAGGGGAAGCTTGAGCCAAAACCGGGGATGGTTCTTTCCCTGGCCGTGGACAGGGATGGAGAACAGTATAAGGTGCCTGCCACAATCACCAAGGTGCATGAGGACGCCATTACTGTGGATTATAATCACCCGCTGGCCGGTCGCCCCGTTGTCTACGAGGTCGCGTTGATCAGGATTAACTCTTGA
- a CDS encoding DUF4160 domain-containing protein, which translates to MPTISMFYGIIIRMYFAPNEHPPPHFHVYYAEYKATVDIRSCELIEGKLPKKQTKLVLAWAEIHQEDLMADWNLLMNGEEPFKIQPLQ; encoded by the coding sequence ATGCCCACTATCTCAATGTTCTACGGAATTATCATCCGGATGTATTTTGCTCCAAATGAACATCCACCGCCGCACTTCCATGTGTACTATGCGGAATACAAAGCAACTGTTGATATACGCAGTTGTGAATTGATCGAAGGGAAATTACCGAAAAAACAAACCAAACTTGTGTTGGCTTGGGCAGAAATTCATCAGGAAGATCTTATGGCTGATTGGAATCTTCTGATGAACGGAGAAGAACCCTTTAAAATACAGCCATTGCAATAA
- a CDS encoding DUF2442 domain-containing protein, producing MKYPAVVAVSAHQDYTLHITFDNGEVGLLDMTPYLDFGIFSRIKDPHSFAKVKVSFDTVEWEAGADLDPEFVYSKCKKLNKSPQNLSTSLPC from the coding sequence ATGAAATATCCTGCTGTCGTAGCTGTCAGTGCTCATCAGGACTACACGTTACATATTACATTTGATAACGGAGAAGTTGGCCTTCTTGACATGACACCCTATCTTGACTTTGGAATATTTTCTCGGATAAAAGATCCTCATTCTTTTGCAAAAGTCAAAGTATCTTTTGACACTGTGGAATGGGAAGCGGGAGCGGACCTTGATCCTGAGTTTGTCTACAGCAAATGCAAAAAACTTAACAAGTCGCCCCAGAATCTCTCAACATCGTTACCCTGCTAA
- the hisI gene encoding phosphoribosyl-AMP cyclohydrolase, translating into MSQLNFTKSQDGLLPAIAQDAASGEVLMLAYINEASWQKTLETGKAHYWSRSRNKLWLKGESSGHVQLIKEILVDCDQDTVVFKVEQLGGAACHKGYASCFFRRVKGEELEIIAEPIFDPNKVYG; encoded by the coding sequence ATGTCTCAACTCAACTTCACAAAATCACAAGACGGCCTCCTGCCCGCCATTGCCCAGGACGCAGCCAGCGGCGAGGTCCTGATGCTGGCCTATATCAACGAAGCATCCTGGCAAAAAACCCTGGAAACAGGCAAGGCCCATTACTGGAGCCGCTCCCGCAACAAACTCTGGCTCAAGGGTGAATCCTCGGGCCATGTCCAGCTGATCAAAGAGATCCTGGTGGACTGCGACCAGGACACCGTGGTCTTCAAGGTGGAGCAGCTGGGTGGCGCAGCCTGTCATAAGGGCTATGCCAGCTGTTTCTTCCGCCGGGTCAAGGGCGAGGAACTGGAGATCATTGCAGAGCCGATCTTTGATCCCAACAAGGTGTACGGCTGA